A window of the Tiliqua scincoides isolate rTilSci1 chromosome 5, rTilSci1.hap2, whole genome shotgun sequence genome harbors these coding sequences:
- the DCLK3 gene encoding serine/threonine-protein kinase DCLK3 has product MGKEQLTLKNLEMAIQELFPENPYAPRTGTTQNWEQPQKSKNRVYEKTAKVEHSLEPIIAKNCTDPVSPKLINRHEVKAQTKVRQEEKVRTKKKWVRDNWEGEQDVKLSRKARQVDRYYNQEKQPESEVEKTSDTIVRCEKCQRERQLRQQLQKERQTELPFESRDLTVRPCQRYSVERPAKLRNCRRLSENSVEESDITWSDAGCQSSRTTLHRSVSKEPEKQKRSVEREQTSESHENHDKELGRTKMKPIESQRTIVGDAYELKKEHRKCSRVNQSCWLIKGSQVDAEKPPKTQGKREEGRKSKEETVGGEEKVRRDEGEQIRHEKEAEPKANKDASKSRRSSDARLKRHVSSRADVESCYKIDRTIGDGNFAVVMECHHRSTNQNYAMKIIDKSKLKGKEDMLENEILIIKSLSHPNIVSLIEVFETDAEIYLILEYVAGGDLFDAIIESVKFTERDAAVMMTDLCEALVYIHGKNIVHRDLKPENLLVQRNPDKTTTLKLADFGLAKQVTKPIFTVCGTPTYVAPEILAENGYGLEVDMWATGVILYILLCGFPPFRSHERDQEELFQIIQRGHYEFLSPYWDNISAAAKDLISRLLVVDPQKRYTAQQVLQHLWIQTAGKNSSRNLQREVTQNLERHFRSQHKKDATNRDT; this is encoded by the exons ATGGGAAAAGAGCAGCTAACGCTGAAGAACCTTGAAATGGCAATCCAAGAACTTTTTCCTGAAAACCCCTATGCGCCGCGTACTGGAACTACACAAAACTGGGAACAGCCTCAAAAATCCAAAAATAGGGTCTATGAGAAGACTGCAAAGGTAGAACACAGCCTTGAACCTATTATTGCCAAGAACTGCACAGATCCTGTGTCTCCTAAACTAATCAACAGGCATGAAGTAAAAGCTCAAACCAAGGTCAGGCAGGAGGAGAAAGTAAGAACCAAAAAGAAGTGGGTCAGAGACAACTGGGAGGGAGAGCAAGATGTGAAGCTTTCTAGAAAAGCTAGACAAGTTGACCGATACTATAACCAGGAGAAGCAACCTGAAAGTGAAGTAGAGAAGACTTCAGACACGATTGTCCGATGTGAGAAATGCCAGAGAGAGAGGCAACTCAGGCAGCAGCTGCAAAAGGAAAGACAGACTGAACTTCCATTTGAGAGCAGAGACTTGACTGTGAGACCATGTCAAAGATACAGTGTTGAAAGGCCTGCCAAACTGAGAAATTGCAGAAGACTCTCAGAAAACTCAGTGGAAGAGAGTGACATAACCTGGAGTGATGCTGGTTGTCAGAGTTCCCGGACAACCTTGCACAGAAGTGTCAGTAAAGAACCAGAGAAGCAAAAGAGGAGTGTTGAGAGAGAACAAACCTCAGAAAGCCATGAGAATCATGACAAAGAATTAGGCAGGACGAAGATGAAGCCCATAGAAAGTCAGCGTACGATAGTAGGAGATGCTTACGAACTGAAAAAGGAACACCGGAAATGTTCCAGAGTGAATCAAAGCTGTTGGCTGATTAAGGGGTCTCAGGTTGATGCTGAGAAACCACCAAAAACACAGGGGAAGAGAGAAGAGGGTCGAAAGTCAAAGGAGGAGACTgttgggggagaagagaaagtgAGGCGTGATGAGGGTGAGCAGATTAGACATGAAAAGGAAGCAGAACCGAAAGCCAACAAAGACGCAAGCAAGTCTCGTAGGTCCAGTGATGCAAGGCTGAAGCGTCATGTCTCTAGTAGAGCGGATGTGGAGAGCTGCTACAAGATCGACAGAACCATTGGCGATGGGAACTTTGCGGTTGTGATGGAATGTCACCACCGCAGCACCAATCAGAATTACGCCATGAAGATCATTGACAAGTCCAAACTGAAAGGAAAGGAAGACATGCTAGAGAACGAAATTTTGATCATCAAGAGCCTTTCTCATCCCAACATTGTCAGTTTGATTGAGGTGTTTGAAACGGATGCGGAGATCTATCTAATCTTGGAGTATGTTGCGGGCGGAGACCTGTTTGATGCCATCATAGAAAGCGTGAAATTCACTGAACGGGATGCCGCCGTTATGATGACGGATTTATGTGAAGCTCTAGTTTATATTCATGGCAAGAACATCGTCCACAGAGATCTCAAGCCAGAAAACCTTCTG GTTCAGCGGAATCCAGATAAAACGACTACACTGAAACTGGCAGATTTTGGTCTAGCAAAACAGGTGACAAAACCTATATTTACTGTCTGCGGAACTCCAACTTACGTTGCCCCCGAAATACTTGCTGAGAATG GCTATGGACTAGAAGTGGATATGTGGGCTACAGGTGTGATACTCTACATTTTGCTTTGTGGCTTTCCGCCATTCCGAAGCCATGAACGAGATCAAGAGGAACTGTTTCAAATCATTCAACGTGGGCATTATGAGTTTCTCTCGCCATACTGGGACAATATTTCAGCAG CCGCAAAAGACCTGATCAGCAGACTCCTTGTGGTGGATCCCCAAAAGCGTTACACTGCTCAGCAAGTTCTTCAGCATCTATGGATCCAGACCGCggggaaaaacagcagcagaaaccTGCAAAGGGAAGTGACACAGAATCTGGAGCGCCACTTTCGGAGCCAGCACAAGAAGGATGCTACAAACAGAGACACATAA